A part of Rhinatrema bivittatum chromosome 16, aRhiBiv1.1, whole genome shotgun sequence genomic DNA contains:
- the LOC115077275 gene encoding olfactory receptor 6Q1-like codes for MERNYTIVTEFIILGFQNLQELHNLLFIVFLILYILTITGNVIILSVVRIDRQLHTPMYFFLSNLSILEITYTSVVVPKMLSLFLTGNNVISFTACMTQLLLFFFLGASECFLLAVMAYDRYLAICDPLHYASIMHSKVCIQLAVASWMLGFLTTFIPIILISRLSFCGPNVINHFFCDAPPILKLSCSDTHMTDIVDLICSSTVIVCSFALILVSYYNIMVTILKMTTAKGKRKALSTCASHLTSVVIFYAPGLFLYVRPEASSAFDSNKVVSLLNTIVSPVLNPMIYSLRNQEVKATLRKLIRRKLRSLDGQQR; via the coding sequence ATGGAAAGGAATTATACTATTGTGACAGAATTCATTATTCTTGGATTCCAGAATTTACAGGAGTTGCATAATCTACTCTTCATTGTCTTCTTAATACTGTATATCCTTACAATCACAGGCAATGTCATTATATTGTCTGTGGTGAGGATAGATCGTCAGCTTCACACCCCAATGTACTTTTTCCTCAGTAACCTTTCCATATTGGAAATCACATACACCTCGGTCGTGGTTCCAAAAATGCTGTCACTCTTCTTAACTGGGAACAATGTCATTTCCTTCACAGCTTGTATGACCCAGTTGTTGCTGTTTTTCTTCCTGGGTGCATCGGAATGCTTTCTTTTAGCAGTCATGGCTTATGATAGGTATTTGGCCATATGTGACCCATTACATTATGCTAGTATAATGCACAGCAAAGTTTGTATCCAGCTAGCTGTTGCTTCCTGGATGCTTGGTTTCCTTACTACATTCATACCAATCATTTTGATATCAAGGCTATCATTTTGTGGACCCAATGTGATTAACCATTTCTTTTGCGATGCTCCACCTATATTAAAACTATCCTGTTCTGACACACATATGACGGACATCGTTGACCTTATTTGTTCCTCTACCGTCATAGTGTGCTCATTTGCCTTAATCTTGGTTTCCTACTATAATATAATggtcaccattttgaaaatgactacagctaaagggaaaagaaaagcttTATCCACCTGTGCCTCTCACCTTACTAGTGTTGTTATATTCTATGCGCCAGGCTTATTTCTGTATGTTAGACCAGAAGCCAGCTCCGCATTCGATTCCAACAAAGTTGTCTCCCTGCTGAACACCATTGTCAGTCCTGTGTTGAACCCCATGATCTACAGCCTGAGAAACCAAGAAGTCAAAGCAACCTTAAGAAAACTCATCAGAAGAAAACTGAGATCCTTAGATGGACAGCAAAGATAA
- the LOC115077276 gene encoding olfactory receptor 6B1-like has product MRKDNWTLVTEFILLGFPIGQKVECLLFVIFLLLYLLTVGGNMVIITLVKKNRQLHTPMYFFLANFSIMEIWYVSSTVPKMLQNFLVSLKSISVPGCIAQCYFFFVMGGIENYLLAVMAYDRYVAICNPLRYTTIMSQRLCGFLATGSWVVSFLSSLLPIIYLSTLIFCGPNEINHFFCDVSPLLKLSCTDTSLIKNYFFSLVPIVIFSCFIFTLVSYSNIISTILKIPSTSGRKKAFSTCGSHLIVVVIYYGTVMFMYVRPTSRDSFYLDKVVSLFYAVLTPLLNPFIYTLRNNEVKGALRKALNNAVIFKRNVVVS; this is encoded by the coding sequence ATGAGAAAGGACAATTGGACTTTGGTGACCGAATTCATTCTCCTTGGATTTCCTATTGGCCAAAAAGTAGAGTGCCTTctttttgtgatatttttgctTCTCTATCTCCTAACCGTGGGAGGGAACATGGTTATAATCACACTTGTGAAGAAAAACCGTCAGCTTCACACCCCAATGTACTTCTTCCTGGCTAATTTCTCTATCATGGAAATCTGGTACGTTTCATCCACAGTCCCTAAAATGCTGCAGAATTTTCTAGTAAGTCTCAAATCAATCTCTGTTCCTGGCTGTATAGCCCAgtgctatttcttttttgtaatggGAGGAATAGAAAATTATCTTCTGGCAGTGATGGCCTATGATCGATATGTAGCCATATGTAATCCTCTGCGTTACACCACCATCATGAGCCAACGGCTTTGTGGCTTCCTAGCTACTGGCTCTTGGGTTGTCAGCTTCCTAAGTTCTTTGTTACCAATAATTTACCTCAGTACTTTAATATTTTGTGGTCCAAATGAAATTAATCATTTCTTTTGTGATGTATCACCCCTCCTAAAACTCTCCTGCACTGACACGTCCTTGattaaaaattacttttttagTCTGGTTCCTATTGTAATATTTAGCTGCTTTATTTTCACTCTTGTTTCTTACTCCAATATCATATCCACCATATTAAAAATCCCTTCCACTTCGGGGCGCAagaaggccttctccacctgtggATCCCATCTCATTGTGGTTGTTATCTACTATGGAACAGTCATGTTTATGTATGTGAGGCCAACTTCCAGGGATTCTTTTTACTTGGATAAAGTGGTGTCTTTGTTCTATGCTGTTCTTACCCCTCTCTTAAACCCCTTCATCTACACACTGAGGAACAATGAAGTCAAGGGAGCTCTGAGGAAAGCACTGAATAATGCTGTTATTTTCAAGAGGAATGTTGTGGTGTCTTAA
- the LOC115077277 gene encoding olfactory receptor 6F1-like, which translates to MKKDNRTLVSKFILLGFPIGQKIQYLLFGIFLLVYLLTLGGNMVIIKLVKTNSRLHTPMYFFLVNFSIMEIWYVSSLVPKILQDFLVSSKSISVPGCIAQCYFFFVMGSTENFLLVVMSYDRYLAICNPLHYTTIMTPQFCSFLVASCWVVSLLGTLLPLIFGCGLEFCGSNEIDHFFCDIFPLLKLSCTDTTLIKIYFFIAVCTVMFSCFIFTLVSYSNIIFTVLKIPSTLGRKKAFSTCGSHLTVVLVYYGIVIFMYVRPNSRDSELDKVVSMFYVVITPLLNPFIYTLRNNEVKGALWKALSSKVVFKGEKLFS; encoded by the coding sequence ATGAAAAAGGACAATAGGACTTTGGTGTCTAAATTCATTCTCCTTGGATTTCCTATTGGCCAAAAGATACAATATCTTCTTTTTGGGATATTTTTGCTTGTCTATCTCCTAACCCTGGGAGGGAACATGGTTATAATCAAACTTGTGAAGACAAACAGTCGGCTTCACACCCCAATGTACTTTTTCCTGGTTAATTTCTCTATCATGGAAATCTGGTATGTTTCATCCCTAGTCCCTAAAATACTACAGGACTTTCTAGTAAGTTCTAAATCAATCTCTGTTCCTGGCTGTATAGCCCAgtgctatttcttttttgtaatggGAAGTACAGAAAATTTTCTTCTAGTAGTGATGTCCTATGATCGGTATTTAGCCATATGTAATCCTCTACATTATACCACCATCATGACCCCACAGTTTTGTAGTTTCCTGGTTGCTAGCTGTTGGGTTGTCAGCCTCCTGGGTACTTTGCTACCGCTAATTTTCGGTTGTGGTTTAGAATTTTGTGGTTCCAATGAAATTGATCATTTCTTTTGTGATATTTTCCCTCTTCTGAAACTTTCCTGTACAGACACAACCttgataaaaatatatttttttattgcagtTTGTACTGTAATGTTTAGTTGTTTTATTTTCACTTTGGTGTCTTACTCCAATATCATATTCACTGTATTAAAAATTCCTTCCACCTTGGGGCGCAAGAAGGCCTTCTCTACCTGCGGGTCCCATCTCACTGTGGTTCTTGTTTACTATGGAATAGTCATATTTATGTATGTGAGGCCAAACTCCAGAGATTCAGAATTAGATAAAGTTGTATCTATGTTCTATGTTGTTATTACCCCTCTCTTAAACCCCTTCATTTACACTCTGAGGAACAATGAAGTCAAGGGAGCACTTTGGAAAGCGTTGAGTAGTAAAGTTGTCTTTAAGGGGGAAAAATTGTTCTCTTAA
- the LOC115077278 gene encoding olfactory receptor 6F1-like yields the protein MKKDNRTLVTKFILLGFPIGQKIQYLLFGIFLLVYLLTLGGNMVIITLVKTNSRLHTPMYFFLVNFSIMEIWYVSSLVPKILQDFLVSSKSISVPGCIVQCYFFFVMGSTENFLLVVMSYDRYLAICNPLHYTTIMTPQFCSFLVASCWVVSLLGTLLPLIFVCGLEFCGSNEIDHFFCDIFPLLKLSCTDTTLIKIYFFIAVCTVMFSCFIFTLVSYSNIIFTVLKIPSTLGRKKAFSTCGSHLTVVLVYYGIVIFMYVRPNSRDSELDKVVSMFYVVITPLLNPFIYTLRNNEVKGALWKALSSKVVFKGEKLFS from the coding sequence ATGAAAAAGGACAATAGGACTTTGGTGACTAAATTCATTCTCCTTGGATTTCCTATTGGCCAAAAGATACAATATCTtctttttggaatatttttgCTTGTCTATCTCCTAACCCTGGGAGGGAACATGGTTATAATCACACTTGTGAAGACAAACAGTCGGCTTCACACCCCAATGTACTTTTTCCTGGTTAATTTCTCTATCATGGAAATCTGGTATGTTTCATCCCTAGTCCCTAAAATACTACAGGACTTTCTAGTAAGTTCTAAATCAATCTCTGTTCCTGGCTGTATAGTCCAGTGCTATTTCTTCTTTGTAATGGGAAGTACAGAAAATTTTCTTCTAGTAGTGATGTCCTATGATCGGTATTTAGCCATATGTAATCCTCTACATTATACCACCATCATGACCCCACAGTTTTGTAGTTTCCTGGTTGCTAGCTGTTGGGTTGTCAGCCTCCTGGGTACTTTGCTACCGCTAATTTTCGTTTGTGGTTTAGAATTTTGTGGTTCCAATGAAATTGATCATTTCTTTTGTGATATTTTCCCTCTTCTGAAACTTTCCTGTACAGACACAACCttgataaaaatatatttttttattgcagtTTGTACTGTAATGTTTAGTTGTTTTATTTTCACTTTGGTGTCTTACTCCAATATCATATTCACTGTATTAAAAATTCCTTCCACCTTGGGGCGCAAGAAGGCCTTCTCTACCTGCGGGTCCCATCTCACTGTGGTTCTTGTTTACTATGGAATAGTCATATTTATGTATGTGAGGCCAAACTCCAGAGATTCAGAATTGGATAAAGTTGTATCTATGTTCTATGTTGTTATTACCCCTCTCTTAAACCCCTTCATTTACACTCTGAGGAACAATGAAGTCAAGGGAGCACTTTGGAAAGCGTTGAGTAGTAAAGTTGTCTTTAAGGGGGAAAAATTGTTCTCTTAA